A portion of the Pleuronectes platessa chromosome 15, fPlePla1.1, whole genome shotgun sequence genome contains these proteins:
- the brwd3 gene encoding bromodomain and WD repeat-containing protein 3: MAREQCSQTEAELYYLIARFLQSGPCKKAAQILVEELEEYELVPQRWSWDGLKYKRNFQDWVSLNQHIPADYLLRVCQRIGPLIEKEIPPSVPGVQTLLGLGRQSLLRTIKSCSHKVCSGSAVAALHRGRPPEPPVSDGNAPSVVSIMGARQATGAARFGQALPSSSYQHMKIHKRILGHLSSVYCVAFDRTGRRIFTGSDDCLVKIWATDDGRLLATLRGHAAEICDMAVNHENTLIASASCDKVIRVWCLRTCAPIMVLQAHAASITSIQFCPAVKGTTRYLASTGADGMVCFWKWHSLSMKFNDQPVKFVERSRPGVQVSTSSFSSGGMFMATGGTDHMIRVYYLGAESPMKVSEMDAHTDKVVVVQFSNNSDSLRFVSGSRDGTVKIWHYQQQEWKSVTLDVAARLPGSTVANADDKTKLVVTMVAWDRGDTTVITAVSNYQLKVWSTTSGKLLHILSGHDDEVFVLEAHPFDSRIMLSAGHDGNIYLWDLTKGTKIRNFFNMIEGQGHGAIFDCKFSADGQHFACTDSHGHLLIVGFGCSRAYEKIPDQMFFHTDYRPLIRDSNSYVLDEQTQQAPHLMPPAFLVDIDGNPHPPPYQRLVPGRENCKEDQLVPQLGYIANNDGELVEQVLGQQTAENGENILDNLIRQLQTEQDVRQNDEEPAEEAEADDAAVDVDSSSTDGQHRSRQLESVWQMQHNALRSQVATERDLLAWSRRVMVNEMPRGVFRVMEECRRAKGDMECSLYNAERRKKPVTCSPKSDLLASRLRSRRPTKKKQQSHAYQTRSAQVRRPGTRSRTSSNQRNSDSQMDSDSDGEAAEPAEQSEASSEAEAQWQSESSSSDSSSEYSDWTADAGINLQPPKRPTRRSVQQTGYSSSEDEEEGEDKTKEPKRKENEKKKKKPKETKQKPTSSLAGLNAEEWLPPSWIMETVPHRSPFVPQMGDELIYFKQGHQAYVRAVRRAKAYSINPQKQPWNRLNLRDQESVKVVGIKYEVGPPTLCCLKLALLDSVSGKMTNESFSLKYHDMPDVIDFLVLRQFYNEAIEHNWQPGMRFRSIIDDAWWFGSVEDQEPLQPEYPDSLFQCYAVKWDNGERERMSPWDMEPIPEEAALPEQVGDGVEVAEEELKALLYRPQEGEWGAHTRDEDCERALHGIDQLLTLDVAKAFASPVNLRDYPLYCTVVAYLTDLSTVRKRLENRFYRRISALMWEVRYIEHNARTFNEPESPIVAAAKVVTDVFLHYIGDQSCTDILDLYHKLNCEVSSGGEAEDLDVESDNPGTSTGYRGANSNSKARGVALDVQVWHDQCQKLVRRMIVSQDSEPFRQAVDIFEYPDYRDIIDTPMDLGSVSETLYAANYENPMEFAKDVRLIFSNSKAYTPNKKSQIYTMTLSLSAFFEKHIIAIISDYKSALQHERRNRQRLSYRSRLHNGGSSPPVSPSPRSKGKHKSGKVSKPKNSQTSSRTRSQRPRKAQQSSSVAKEEDSQPSSPSSGTSSGSRNQGPQCLTRSQATSAKKSGRKSNLSKPSNGSRQRPGQEVLQSDNDDEASGSNSSASESSSSSSSSSSSSSSDSENSSDSEEEKYMEGGDHDYSKAPCLSVRLPAESKVAASGKRRHKGGEDLALAPKRARVQILVKEDEEEEEEKDEEEEEEDDEEEEEEEEEEEEEEEEEEEEKEQEQEQQQPVAVSPEEDEEEEDEEGPEEEQPDEEEPEEEEPEEEEPEEEDEDEDDSDEAQSGSVAAATTVAAGSSPRGKQSKSRRVSTRNQGRRTVLYGDESEDDGHGSKEDPLNLGMSRSGRVRRMTEKARVSHLMGWSH; encoded by the exons ATGGCAAGAGAACAGTGTTCACAGACCGAGGCCG AGCTGTATTACCTCATTGCCAGATTTCTGCAGTCCGGGCCGTGTAAGAAGGCAGCGCAG aTTCTTgttgaggagctggaggagtatGAG TTGGTTCCTCAACGATGGAGTTGGGACGGACTGAAATACAAGCGGAACTTCCAGGACTGG GTGAGTTTGAACCAGCACATTCCTGCGGACTATCTGCTGCGTGTTTGTCAGCGAATAGGCCCGCTCATAGAGAAGGAGATCCCACCAAGTGTTCCTGGAGTCCAAACACTTCTGGGTCTGGGAAGACAGTCATTACTTCGCACCATCAAAA GTTGTAGCCACAAAGTATGCAGTGGCTCAGCTGTTGCTGCATTGCACCGGGGTCGTCCACCAGAACCCCCAGTCAGCGATGGAAATGCTCCCAGTGTTG TGTCCATCATGGGTGCTCGCCAGGCCACAGGTGCAGCTCGTTTTGGACAAGCTTTGCCGTCTTCCTCCTACCAACACATGAAGATACACAAACGTATCCTTGGCCACCTATCCTCGGTCTACTGTGTAGCATTTGACCGCACTGGTCGTCGGATATTTACG GGTTCAGATGACTGCCTGGTGAAAATCTGGGCCACAGATGACGGCCGGCTCCTGGCAACACTCCGTGGCCATGCAGCAGAGATCTGTGACATGGCTGTCAATCACGAGAACACGCTCATCGCCTCAGCCAGCTGTGACAAAGTGATCAGAGTGTGGTGCCTACGTACATGTGCACCCATCATGGTTCTGCAGGCCCATGCTGCCTCCATCACATCCATTCAG TTTTGTCCTGCTGTCAAAGGGACAACGCGGTACCTGGCCTCCACAGGTGCAGATGGTATGGTGTGTTTCTGGAAGTGGCACTCACTCAGCATGAAATTCAA TGATCAGCCAGTCAAGTTTGTTGAGCGGTCACGTCCAGGAGTACaggtctccacttcctccttcagtAGTG GTGGCATGTTCATGGCAACTGGTGGCActgatcacatgatcagagtctaTTACCTTGGTGCTGAATCTCCCATGAAGGTGTCTGAGATGGATGCCCACACG GACAAGGTTGTAGTCGTCCAGTTTAGCAATAACAGTGACAG ctTAAGGTTTGTAAGCGGCAGTCGTGATGGCACAGTCAAGATCTGGCATTACCAGCAACAAGAGTGGAAGAGCGTCACCTTAGACGTGGCTGCCCGGCTGCCTGg GAGCACTGTCGCCAATGCGGATGATAAAACTAAGCTGGTGGTGACCATGGTGGCATGGGACCGTGGAGATACCACAGTCATCACAGCAGTTTCAAACTACCAACTCAAAGTGTGGAGCACAACATCGGGAAAGCTGCTGCACATTTTATCT GGTCACGATGATGAGGTGTTTGTGCTGGAGGCTCACCCGTTTGACTCCCGCATCATGCTATCAGCCGGCCACGACGGCAACATTTACTTGTGGGACCTGACAAAAGGAACCAAGATCCGCAACTTCTTCAACATG ATTGAAGGGCAAGGCCACGGTGCTATTTTTGACTGCAAGTTCTCAGCTGATGGACAACATTTTGCCTGCACCGACTCTCACGGCCATTTGCTCATCGTTGGCTTCGGCTGCAGCAGAGCATATGAAAAG ATTCCTGACCAGATGTTCTTTCACACGGACTACCGGCCTCTTATTCGGGACTCTAATAGCTACGTCCTGGATGAGCAGACACAACAAGCCCCTCACCTCATGCCTCCAGCCTTCCTCGTGGACATTGATGGGaatcctcaccctcctccctaCCAGCGCCTGGTGCCAGGAAGAGAGAACTGCAAGGAGGATCAGCTCGTACCTCAACTTGGATACATAGCTAACA ATGATGGAGAGTTGGTTGAGCAGGTACTTGGCCAGCAAACGGcagaaaatggtgaaaacatATTGGACAATCTCATCAGACAGTTACAGACCGAGCAGGACGTGCGTCAGAATGACGAAGAACCGGCTGAAGAGGCAGAGG CTGATGATGCAGCAGTGGATGTGGACTCCTCTTCAACGGATGGACAACACAGAAGCAGGCAGTTGGAGAGTGTTTGGCAGATGCAGCATAATGCCCTGCGTAGTCAAGTTGCTACAGAGAGGGACCTGCTGGCCTGGAGCCGCAGGGTGATGGTCAATGAAATGCCGCGTGGGGTATTCAG aGTTATGGAGGAGTGCAGACGAGCCAAAGGTGACATGGAGTGCTCACTATAcaatgcagagaggaggaagaagccaGTTACATGTTCACCCAAG AGCGATCTACTGGCCTCACGGCTCCGCTCCCGGCGGCCGACTAAGAAAAAGCAGCAGAGCCACGCCTATCAGACCCGCTCAGCTCAAGTCCGCCGTCCTGGGACCAGAAGTCGAACTTCCAGCAACCAACGTAACTCTGACAGCCAAATGGACTCTGACAGCGACGGAGAA gcagcagaaccagcagagCAAAGTGAAGCTTCCTCTGAGGCTGAAGCTCAGTGGCAGAGTGAAAGCAGCTCCAG TGACTCCTCGAGTGAGTATTCGGATTGGACAGCCGATGCTGGTATCAACCTCCAGCCTCCAAAGCGACCAACCAGGAGGTCCGTACAGCAAACAGGttacagcagctcagaggatgaagaagaaggtgaagacaAGACCAAGGAGCCCAAGAGGAAGgaaaatgagaagaagaagaagaagcccaaAGAAACCAAACAG AAACCCACGTCCTCTCTGGCCGGACTCAATGCGGAGGAGTGGCTGCCACCGTCATGGATAATGGAGACCGTTCCACACCGCTCTCCGTTTGTTCCCCAAATGGGAGATGAG ctcatctactTCAAACAGGGCCATCAAGCCTATGTGAGGGCGGTGCGCAGGGCCAAGGCCTACAGCATTAACCCTCAGAAACAGCCATGGAACAGACTCAACCTCAGG GACCAGGAATCTGTCAAAGTGGTTGGAATCAAGTATGAAGTGGGACCTCCCACCCTCTGCTGCTTAAAACTCGCTCTCTTGGACTCAGTCTCAGGGAAAATGACCAATGAGTCTTTCTCTTTAAa GTACCATGACATGCCTGATGTCATTGATTTTCTGGTGCTGCGGCAGTTTTACAACGAGGCTATAGAGCACAACTGGCAACCAG GCATGAGGTTCCGCAGCATCATTGATGACGCCTGGTGGTTTGGTTCTGTCGAGGACCAGgagcctctgcagcctgagTATCCAGACAGCCTGTTTCAGTGCTACGCTGTAAA GTGGGATAATGGTGAGCGGGAGAGGATGAGTCCCTGGGACATGGAGCCTATTCCTGAGGAAG CTGCATTACCTGAGCAGGTGGGTGATGGGGTGgaggtggcggaggaggagcTTAAAGCTCTGCTCTACAGGCCTCAAGAAGGAGAATGGGGAGCTCACACACGGGATGAAGACTGTGAGCGAGCCCTCCATGGCATCGATCAGCTTCTTACTTTAG ACGTCGCAAAGGCTTTTGCATCACCGGTGAATCTGCGGGACTACCCTCTGTACTGCACTGTGGTGGCTTACCTCACTGACCTCAGCACCGTCCGCAAGCGACTAGAGAACCGTTTCTACAG GCGGATCTCTGCATTAATGTGGGAGGTGCGCTACATTGAACACAATGCCCGCACTTTTAACGAACCCGAGAGCCCCATTGTAGCAGCCGCAAAGGTGGTGACGGACGTTTTCCTGCACTACATCGG AGACCAGAGCTGCACAGACATCTTGGATCTGTATCACAAACTCAACTGTGAGGTCAGCAGTGGAGGGGAAGCTGAG GACTTGGACGTTGAATCTGACAATCCTGGGACATCTACAGGATATCGG GGAGCCAACTCGAATTCAAAGGCCCGTGGTGTGGCTTTGGATGTTCAAGTATGGCACGATCAATGTCAAAAGCTGGTGCGTCGCATGATCGTCTCCCAAGATTCAGAACCCTTCAGGCAGGCTGTGGATATCTTCGAGTATccg GACTATCGGGACATCATTGACACTCCCATGGATCTGGGATCAGTGTCAGAGACACTTTACGCAGCCAATTATGAAAACCCCATGGAGTTTGCCAAAGACGTCCGCCTCATTTTCAGCAACTCAAAAGCTTACACACCTAACAAGAAATCACAG ATCTACACCATGACCCTCAGCTTGTCAGCCTTCTTTGAGAAACACATCATCGCCATCATCTCCGACTACAAGTCCGCCCTTCAGCACGAGCGGCGGAATCGTCAGAGACTCAGTTACAGGAGCAGACTTCACAATGGAGGCAGTTCACCGCCTGTTAGTCCATCGCCAAG GTCTAAAGGGAAGCACAAGTCAGGGAAGGTGTCAAAACCAAAAAATTCCCAGACCTCATCAAGGACTCGTTCACAGAGACCACGCAAGG CTCAACAAAGCAGCAGTGTAGCAAAGGAGGAGGACAGCCAGCCGTCTTCCCCAAGTTCAGGGACGAGCAGCGGGAGCAGAAACCAAGGGCCGCAATGCTTGACCCGCAGCCAAGCCACTTCAGCAAAGAAGTCAG GGCGAAAGAGTAATCTGAGTAAACCGAGCAACGGCTCCAGACAGCGCCCTGGGCAGGAAGTGCTGCAGTCAGACAACGATGACGAGGCGTCAGGATCTAACAGCTCCGCGTCAgagtcatcatcatcctcctcctcgtcgtcttcctcctcatcatcggACAGCGAGAACAGCTCTGATTCTGAGGAGGAGAAGTACATGGAGGGGGGAGATCACGACTACAGCAAAGCCCCGTGTCTATCTGTACGTCTGCCGGCTGAAAGTAAGGTGGCGGCCTCAGGGAAACGGAGACACAAAGGAGGAGAGGACCTGGCACTGGCGCCTAAAAGAGCACGTGTGCAGATTCTTGtaaaggaagatgaagaggaggaggaggagaaagatgaagaggaggaggaggaggatgatgaagaagaggaggaggaggaggaggaggaggaagaagaagaagaagaagaagaagaagaaaaggagcaggagcaggagcagcaacAACCAGTGGCTGTAAGTCcggaagaagatgaggaggaggaggatgaggaggggcctgaagaggagcagcctgatgaggaggagcctgaagaggaggagcctgaagaagaggaacctgaggaggaagatgaagacgaAGACGACTCTGACGAGGCACAGAGTGGGTCCGTAGCAGCAGCGACTACAGTAGCAGCAGGTAGCAGTCCAAGAGGCAAGCAGAGCAAGTCTCGACGGGTCAGCACACGCAACCAGGGCCGCAGGACAGTTCTGTACGGGGACGAGTCAGAGGACGATGGCCATGGGTCGAAGGAGGACCCCCTCAACCTGGGCATGTCCCGCTCAGGACGGGTACGGCGTATGACTGAAAAGGCCCGTGTCAGCCACCTCATGGGCTGGAGTCACTGA